From the Hyphomicrobium sp. ghe19 genome, one window contains:
- a CDS encoding NADP-dependent glyceraldehyde-3-phosphate dehydrogenase: MVTTDQLRALFPEAANLKAHSPPPPIDQRDMLVDGALKRWTGETIPVRSAICARKPDGTLEQIPLGSYPTAGIPEAMEALDAAVEAYDDGRGEWPTMAVSERIACMLEFTQLMIESRATIVELIMWEIGKSRVDSEKEFDRTIDYIKATIEALKELDNANSRFLVVEGTIGQIRRTPLGVVLCMGPYNYPVNETFATLIPAMIMGNTVVFKPPTYGVLLFNPLLQAFKKAFPPGVINTVYGKGEEIVPALLESGKINVLTLIGSSKVADHLKKMHPKVNRLRAILGLDAKNAAIVLPDADMNLAVKECVTGALSFNGQRCTALKMLIVHRDIVDSFVKRLVAEVEKLKIGMPWEKGVVITPLPDLSKVRHMTRLVEDAKSKGARVLNKGGGTVCGTLFAPAVVYPVKEDMLLYREEQFGPIVPVMSFDDVETALEYVITSEHGQQVSIFSENPETIGKLVDPLVNQVCRVNVNCQCQRGPDVFPFTGRKDSAEGTLSVTDALRSFSIRSMVAAKQTDDSKRILNKIVRDHDSNFINTDFIF, from the coding sequence ATGGTCACCACGGACCAATTGCGAGCGCTCTTTCCCGAAGCTGCAAACCTCAAAGCCCATTCTCCGCCGCCTCCCATCGATCAGCGCGATATGCTCGTCGACGGCGCGCTCAAGCGCTGGACGGGCGAGACCATTCCCGTCCGCTCCGCGATCTGCGCCCGCAAACCGGATGGGACTCTCGAACAGATCCCGCTGGGAAGCTATCCGACAGCGGGAATTCCGGAGGCGATGGAAGCACTAGATGCAGCCGTCGAAGCCTACGACGACGGCCGGGGCGAATGGCCGACGATGGCAGTCTCCGAGCGTATCGCCTGCATGCTGGAATTCACGCAGCTGATGATTGAGAGCCGAGCCACCATTGTGGAACTCATCATGTGGGAGATCGGCAAGAGCCGCGTCGATTCCGAAAAGGAGTTCGACCGTACCATCGACTACATCAAGGCGACCATCGAGGCACTGAAGGAACTCGACAACGCCAACTCACGCTTTCTGGTGGTCGAAGGCACGATCGGCCAAATCCGCCGAACGCCGCTCGGCGTCGTGCTTTGCATGGGCCCCTATAACTATCCGGTGAATGAAACCTTCGCGACGCTCATCCCTGCTATGATCATGGGCAACACCGTCGTCTTCAAACCGCCGACATACGGCGTGCTTCTGTTCAACCCCCTGCTCCAGGCCTTCAAGAAGGCCTTTCCGCCAGGCGTGATCAACACCGTTTACGGCAAGGGCGAGGAGATCGTCCCCGCGCTGCTCGAATCCGGAAAGATCAACGTCCTCACATTGATCGGCTCGAGCAAGGTTGCGGACCACCTGAAGAAGATGCATCCGAAGGTGAACCGCCTTCGTGCTATCCTCGGCCTCGATGCGAAGAACGCCGCAATCGTGCTTCCTGACGCCGACATGAACCTCGCCGTGAAGGAATGCGTGACGGGTGCGCTCTCCTTCAACGGACAGCGTTGCACGGCCCTCAAGATGTTGATCGTCCATCGCGATATCGTCGATAGCTTCGTCAAACGCCTCGTCGCGGAAGTCGAGAAGCTGAAGATCGGAATGCCTTGGGAAAAGGGCGTGGTCATAACCCCGCTTCCCGACCTTTCCAAAGTTCGGCACATGACGCGACTCGTCGAAGACGCAAAATCGAAAGGCGCGCGCGTTCTCAACAAAGGCGGCGGAACAGTATGCGGAACGCTCTTTGCGCCAGCCGTCGTCTACCCCGTCAAGGAAGACATGCTTCTCTATCGCGAAGAGCAGTTCGGCCCCATCGTGCCCGTCATGTCTTTCGACGACGTGGAAACGGCGCTCGAATACGTCATCACGTCCGAGCACGGTCAGCAGGTGTCGATCTTCAGCGAAAATCCCGAAACCATCGGCAAGCTTGTGGATCCGCTCGTCAATCAGGTCTGCCGCGTGAACGTCAATTGCCAATGCCAGCGCGGACCTGATGTCTTCCCGTTCACGGGACGCAAGGATTCGGCTGAAGGAACGCTCTCTGTGACAGACGCATTGAGATCGTTCTCGATCCGCTCCATGGTTGCCGCGAAGCAGACGGACGATTCAAAGCGCATCTTGAACAAGATCGTCCGAGACCACGACAGCAACTTCATCAACACGGACTTTATCTTCTGA
- a CDS encoding glucan biosynthesis protein, producing the protein MSDAPIGAATLGSPQPFSFDDLKARAKTLSQTPYAPAPQPDDPLRGMTFDTFAQAVYKPEMELWRDVPGAQTVRLFPQGRFYAEPVGIYVLENGSAREVVYNPDYFNMPADHPLRKLKSAGFAGFRLMSRGGASDWLAYLGASYFRASDPYDQYGGSARGLAINTGEPEEFPRFTNFWLEPNGSGMTIYALLESKSVTGAYRMDSRRIEGGQGGAIQDIECELYFRAPVRLLGIAPLTGMFWYGENSGHFRGDWRPEVHDCDGLAMWTGRGERIWRPLSNPPRIVTNSFIDDNPKGYGLIQRDRNFENYQDDSLFYDRRPSMWVEPLSGWGKGAIKLVQLPTPNETEDNIVAFWNPEQPIVAGSVINARYRLYWGLDSPPTGDVARIVATRVGLAGLGGRDLDLRHTKPGARKFMIDVEGKTLEDEVRYGGLETIVTTSRGTITGVEAFPVVGTKRWRMMFDLGDLDGQPADLRVFLGKKGEALSETWLYQAFP; encoded by the coding sequence ATGAGCGATGCACCGATAGGGGCCGCCACCCTCGGATCGCCGCAACCGTTTTCTTTCGATGACCTGAAGGCAAGAGCGAAAACTTTATCGCAAACCCCCTACGCCCCCGCGCCGCAGCCGGACGATCCGCTTCGGGGTATGACCTTCGATACGTTCGCCCAGGCTGTCTACAAGCCGGAAATGGAGCTTTGGCGGGACGTGCCGGGCGCCCAGACCGTGCGCCTCTTCCCTCAAGGGCGGTTCTACGCAGAGCCGGTAGGCATCTACGTGCTCGAGAATGGCTCGGCCCGCGAGGTGGTTTACAATCCCGACTACTTCAACATGCCGGCGGATCATCCGCTCAGAAAATTGAAGTCGGCGGGCTTTGCCGGTTTTCGGTTGATGAGCCGTGGCGGCGCGAGCGATTGGCTCGCCTATCTCGGCGCTTCCTATTTTCGCGCCTCCGACCCCTACGACCAGTATGGCGGATCGGCGCGAGGGCTAGCCATTAACACCGGCGAGCCCGAAGAATTCCCGCGCTTCACGAACTTCTGGCTGGAGCCGAACGGCAGCGGCATGACCATCTACGCCCTGCTTGAGAGCAAGAGCGTGACGGGCGCCTACCGAATGGACAGCCGGCGCATCGAAGGCGGCCAGGGCGGCGCGATCCAGGACATCGAGTGCGAACTTTATTTCCGCGCCCCCGTTCGTTTGCTCGGCATTGCGCCGCTGACCGGTATGTTCTGGTACGGCGAAAACTCCGGGCACTTCCGCGGCGACTGGCGCCCGGAGGTTCACGATTGCGACGGCCTGGCGATGTGGACCGGCCGCGGCGAACGCATCTGGCGGCCGCTTTCCAATCCGCCCCGCATCGTCACCAACAGCTTCATCGACGACAATCCCAAGGGTTACGGGCTGATACAGCGCGACCGCAACTTCGAGAACTATCAGGACGACAGCCTGTTCTATGACAGGCGGCCGAGCATGTGGGTCGAACCGTTGTCTGGCTGGGGCAAGGGCGCCATCAAACTGGTGCAGTTGCCGACACCGAATGAAACCGAAGATAACATTGTCGCCTTCTGGAATCCCGAGCAACCGATCGTGGCCGGATCGGTCATCAACGCGCGGTATCGGTTGTATTGGGGACTGGACTCACCGCCGACCGGCGACGTCGCCCGCATCGTCGCGACGCGCGTCGGCCTTGCCGGTCTCGGCGGCCGCGACCTCGACCTCCGCCATACCAAGCCGGGCGCGCGGAAATTCATGATCGACGTTGAAGGCAAGACCTTGGAGGACGAGGTTCGCTACGGCGGTCTGGAGACGATCGTCACGACATCCCGCGGCACGATCACCGGCGTCGAAGCGTTTCCCGTTGTCGGCACCAAGCGCTGGCGCATGATGTTCGACTTGGGTGACCTCGACGGCCAGCCCGCCGATCTCCGCGTTTTCCTTGGGAAGAAGGGAGAAGCGCTGAGCGAAACCTGGCTCTACCAGGCTTTCCCCTGA
- a CDS encoding EAL domain-containing protein, which yields MMLSGPPLANADFVKERLQTLQREMLVGIASGESLLNMMTLLCHEVEALAPEVICSVISVDDDGRLSFIAGPSLPEASGWVNGVAIGPNVASCGTAIFRRESVEVQDIQTDPLWEDFKNHALHHGLRACWSSPIEAPDGRVLGAFAFYYRKSRGATDLERLIVSKCVNICAMAIESTDARSRLNELAFFDPLTGLGNRATLRKRLALTLQRASEMGRSVGIFHVDLADFRAINDLHGHSVGDIVLRKVADRLRLVASESDLIVRMGGDEFLVATTVDAEGDACKEFARQLVEGLSGRYDLESGERIAVEAVVGVSNFPADGKDQDALLAHAETARRCVKRGGCGYAFFESEMQREQHRRRIMQRDVGLAVDKGELSVVFQPQVDARTVAVGGFEALLRWNHPEHGSISPADFIPAAETSGAIIAMGAFVLREACKEAARWTAQLKVAVNVSAAQIVQADFAQLVKDVLSETGLAPERLEVEVTESLFIQDLATAKMTLREIKDLGVSVAIDDFGTGYSSLSTLRAFPFDRIKVDRSFVSDMINNSDAAAIVNSVIGLGRAMGLRVVAEGVESDEQVAMLRLLRCHELQGYLFGKPMPIRAYAHLTGPKHPRTYSSALPKLREI from the coding sequence ATGATGTTGAGCGGCCCCCCGCTTGCAAATGCTGACTTCGTCAAGGAGAGGCTGCAAACTCTTCAACGGGAGATGCTTGTCGGAATTGCTTCCGGCGAAAGCCTCCTGAACATGATGACCCTGCTTTGCCATGAAGTCGAAGCGCTCGCCCCCGAAGTCATTTGTTCCGTTATCAGCGTCGACGACGACGGCCGTCTCAGTTTCATTGCGGGTCCGAGTCTCCCGGAAGCCAGCGGATGGGTGAACGGGGTTGCCATCGGGCCCAATGTCGCCTCCTGCGGTACGGCAATTTTCCGGAGGGAATCGGTCGAAGTTCAGGACATTCAAACCGACCCGCTTTGGGAAGATTTTAAGAACCACGCTTTGCACCACGGGCTGCGTGCCTGCTGGTCGAGCCCTATCGAGGCGCCGGACGGACGGGTGCTCGGGGCATTCGCATTTTATTATCGTAAATCGCGCGGAGCGACTGACCTCGAACGTCTGATCGTTTCCAAGTGCGTGAACATCTGCGCCATGGCGATCGAGAGCACGGATGCGCGATCGCGGCTCAACGAGCTTGCGTTCTTCGATCCTTTGACCGGGCTCGGCAATCGCGCGACGCTTCGGAAGCGGCTTGCGCTGACGCTGCAGCGCGCCTCGGAAATGGGGCGGTCGGTCGGCATTTTCCATGTCGATCTCGCCGATTTCAGAGCGATCAACGACCTTCACGGGCATTCGGTCGGCGACATCGTGCTCAGGAAAGTTGCCGATCGTCTCAGATTGGTTGCATCCGAATCCGATCTGATCGTCCGTATGGGCGGCGACGAGTTTCTGGTTGCCACGACGGTCGACGCCGAGGGTGACGCATGCAAAGAGTTCGCCCGCCAGCTCGTTGAGGGCTTGAGCGGCCGCTACGACCTGGAAAGCGGCGAGCGGATTGCCGTCGAAGCGGTGGTTGGCGTTTCGAATTTCCCGGCGGACGGAAAAGATCAGGATGCTTTGCTCGCGCATGCCGAGACGGCACGGCGCTGCGTCAAGAGAGGTGGATGCGGGTACGCGTTCTTTGAGTCGGAGATGCAGCGCGAGCAGCACCGGCGCCGCATCATGCAGCGCGACGTGGGTCTTGCTGTCGACAAGGGCGAGCTGTCGGTCGTCTTCCAGCCTCAGGTCGATGCCCGAACGGTCGCAGTCGGCGGCTTCGAAGCTCTGCTCCGATGGAACCATCCGGAGCACGGTTCGATATCTCCCGCGGATTTCATTCCGGCCGCCGAAACGAGCGGCGCCATTATTGCCATGGGCGCATTCGTGCTGCGGGAAGCCTGCAAGGAAGCGGCGCGTTGGACGGCGCAGCTCAAAGTTGCTGTCAACGTTTCAGCGGCTCAGATCGTCCAGGCCGATTTCGCACAGCTCGTGAAGGACGTGCTGTCCGAGACGGGTCTCGCACCGGAACGGCTCGAGGTCGAGGTGACCGAGAGCCTTTTCATCCAAGACTTGGCGACGGCTAAGATGACGTTGCGCGAGATCAAGGATCTCGGCGTCAGCGTCGCGATCGACGATTTCGGGACAGGATATTCGTCGCTCAGCACGCTCAGGGCATTTCCGTTCGACCGGATCAAAGTCGACCGCAGTTTCGTCTCCGACATGATCAACAATTCGGACGCCGCCGCGATCGTCAATTCCGTCATCGGGCTCGGTCGCGCCATGGGATTGCGCGTCGTGGCGGAAGGCGTCGAATCGGATGAGCAGGTTGCGATGCTTCGGCTTCTTCGCTGCCACGAACTTCAAGGCTATCTCTTCGGCAAACCAATGCCGATCCGAGCCTACGCGCATTTGACCGGTCCGAAACATCCGCGAACGTATTCGAGTGCGCTGCCGAAGCTTCGCGAGATTTAG
- a CDS encoding CaiB/BaiF CoA-transferase family protein, translated as MTASAGMKPLAGLRVLELARVLAGPWAGQTLADLGAHVIKVERPEGGDETRTWGPPFVAESKGGASAAYFHATNRGKKSIALSFDQPAGLNAVLALAKDADVIIENFKVGGLAKYGLDYAAIKKINPRIIYCSITGFGQTGPYASRAGYDYIVQGMGGIMDLTGAPDGEPQKIGVAFADIFAGVYSTIAILAALNSRNATGEGAYIDMALLDTQVSVLANQGMNYLVSGKPPRRLGNAHPNIVPYQVFTAADRPIIIAAGNDGQFSRVCEVLGLSGLEADERFNTNARRVANRAALVPLIEAETAKRSSVDLLGALEAAGVPAGPVNRLDQTFADPQVIARQLRQDLTRADGTSVPAIRSPIVMNGEPCVATVPSPELGEHTSDILDLLAERSDPWTAFPKDAG; from the coding sequence ATGACGGCATCAGCAGGTATGAAGCCGCTCGCGGGATTGCGCGTCCTCGAGCTTGCGCGGGTCCTCGCGGGTCCCTGGGCCGGACAGACACTCGCCGATCTCGGCGCACATGTGATCAAGGTCGAGCGGCCCGAGGGCGGCGATGAAACGCGAACGTGGGGTCCGCCCTTCGTCGCCGAGAGCAAAGGCGGAGCATCAGCCGCCTATTTCCACGCAACGAACCGCGGCAAAAAATCGATCGCGCTCAGCTTTGATCAGCCAGCCGGCCTGAACGCGGTGCTGGCACTCGCGAAAGACGCTGACGTCATCATCGAGAATTTCAAAGTCGGCGGCTTGGCGAAGTACGGCCTAGACTACGCCGCAATAAAGAAAATCAATCCGCGCATCATTTATTGCTCGATCACCGGCTTCGGCCAAACCGGCCCATACGCATCTCGCGCAGGCTACGATTACATCGTGCAGGGCATGGGCGGCATCATGGACCTGACCGGCGCACCGGACGGCGAACCGCAAAAAATCGGCGTCGCGTTCGCAGATATTTTTGCTGGCGTCTACTCGACCATCGCCATTCTCGCCGCGCTCAATTCCCGAAACGCGACGGGCGAAGGCGCCTACATCGACATGGCGCTCCTCGATACGCAGGTCTCCGTGCTCGCCAACCAAGGGATGAACTATCTCGTTTCAGGAAAACCACCGCGCCGTCTCGGCAACGCGCATCCGAACATCGTCCCCTATCAGGTGTTCACCGCGGCGGACCGCCCGATAATCATCGCGGCCGGCAACGACGGACAATTTTCCCGTGTCTGCGAAGTTCTGGGACTGTCGGGGCTCGAAGCCGACGAACGCTTCAACACGAACGCGCGCCGCGTGGCCAACCGCGCGGCTCTCGTCCCTCTCATAGAAGCAGAAACGGCGAAGAGATCATCCGTCGATCTGCTCGGAGCCTTAGAGGCCGCTGGCGTGCCCGCGGGCCCCGTGAACCGGCTCGATCAGACATTTGCCGACCCGCAGGTCATCGCGCGCCAACTGCGCCAGGACTTGACCCGAGCCGACGGAACATCGGTCCCGGCGATCCGCAGTCCGATCGTCATGAATGGCGAACCCTGCGTTGCCACTGTTCCAAGCCCAGAGCTTGGCGAGCACACGTCGGACATCTTAGATTTGCTGGCCGAACGAAGCGATCCATGGACCGCCTTCCCGAAGGACGCCGGCTAA
- a CDS encoding acyl-CoA dehydrogenase — protein MLIRDTANAFAQHKLQPHVIEAYAQEKTDPGIFRELGELGLLGCTLPAEYGGSASSYVAYGLIAREIERVDSGYRSMMSVQSSLVMYPIHAYGSEEQRQKYLPKLASGEWIGCFGLTEPDAGSDPGGMRTRAEKISGGYRLTGSKMWITNSPIADVFVIWAKSAEHGGSIRGFILEKGMKGLSAPKISGKLSLRTSVTGEIVMDSVDVPEDAILPNVSGLAGPFGCLNRARYGIAWGVMGAAEFCFHAARQYTLDRKQFGKPLAATQLVQKKLADMETEITLGLQAALRVGRLFDDGQMAPEMISLIKRNNCGKALDIARAARDMHGGNGISEEFQVMRHMLNLETVNTYEGTHDIHALIIGRAITGLQAFA, from the coding sequence ATGCTGATCCGCGACACCGCGAATGCGTTCGCACAGCACAAGCTTCAGCCTCACGTCATCGAAGCCTATGCCCAGGAAAAAACCGACCCCGGCATTTTTCGCGAACTGGGAGAACTCGGCCTCCTTGGCTGCACCCTCCCCGCCGAATACGGCGGCTCCGCATCGAGTTACGTCGCCTACGGCCTGATCGCCCGCGAGATCGAACGCGTCGACTCCGGTTATCGCTCGATGATGAGCGTGCAGTCGTCGCTGGTGATGTATCCGATCCATGCCTACGGCAGCGAGGAGCAGCGCCAGAAATATTTGCCCAAGCTCGCAAGCGGCGAATGGATCGGCTGCTTCGGCCTGACCGAGCCCGACGCGGGATCGGACCCCGGCGGCATGCGGACGAGAGCCGAGAAGATTTCAGGCGGCTACCGGCTCACCGGCTCCAAGATGTGGATCACCAATTCTCCGATCGCCGACGTCTTCGTCATCTGGGCCAAATCGGCTGAACACGGCGGCAGCATCCGCGGCTTCATTCTTGAAAAAGGCATGAAGGGCCTTTCGGCGCCGAAAATCTCGGGCAAGCTTTCCTTGCGCACATCCGTCACCGGCGAGATCGTCATGGACAGCGTCGACGTACCCGAAGACGCGATATTGCCGAATGTCTCCGGCCTCGCCGGACCGTTCGGATGCCTCAACCGCGCGCGCTACGGCATTGCTTGGGGCGTGATGGGAGCGGCGGAATTCTGTTTTCACGCCGCGCGGCAGTACACGCTCGACCGCAAGCAATTCGGCAAGCCTCTCGCCGCCACGCAGCTCGTACAGAAAAAGCTCGCCGACATGGAAACGGAGATCACGCTGGGCCTGCAGGCCGCGCTCCGCGTCGGCCGCCTCTTCGACGATGGACAAATGGCGCCCGAGATGATCTCGCTCATCAAGCGCAACAATTGCGGTAAGGCGCTCGACATCGCGCGCGCTGCCCGCGACATGCACGGCGGCAACGGCATATCGGAAGAGTTCCAGGTCATGCGCCACATGTTGAACCTCGAAACGGTCAACACCTACGAAGGCACGCATGACATTCACGCATTGATCATCGGCCGCGCCATCACCGGCCTCCAGGCATTCGCATGA
- a CDS encoding gamma-glutamyl-gamma-aminobutyrate hydrolase family protein — MSRRPLVGVICCTRMPEDPVQGVAERYLRAAPFIGADFVLVPSMPDISNAASILSRLDGVLLTGSPSNVAPHLYRSADEGDGPFDPRRDEMAFRLISESVEQDRPVLGICRGFQEIAVAYGATLRRDLGEAQRTQIHHTPPGLPIEELFKLEHRVDLASGGILERAMGTSSIVVNSAHFQGVLDLGHKLAVEATSADGVVEGIRPAGGERVLAVQWHPEWRVAENPISRELFAWFGLLLKGASMREAADLVADKARAG, encoded by the coding sequence ATGTCCCGTCGGCCCCTTGTTGGCGTCATTTGCTGCACACGTATGCCGGAAGACCCGGTTCAGGGCGTCGCCGAGCGTTACCTTCGCGCGGCGCCATTCATCGGCGCGGACTTCGTGCTCGTGCCCTCGATGCCGGACATCTCGAACGCAGCATCCATTCTGAGCCGGCTGGACGGCGTGCTGCTGACGGGAAGTCCGTCCAACGTCGCCCCTCACCTGTACCGGAGCGCGGACGAAGGGGATGGGCCTTTCGATCCCCGGCGGGACGAGATGGCGTTCCGGCTCATATCGGAATCGGTCGAGCAGGATCGCCCAGTGCTCGGGATCTGCCGCGGTTTCCAGGAAATCGCGGTTGCCTATGGCGCGACGCTCAGGCGCGATCTTGGCGAAGCTCAGCGGACGCAAATTCACCATACCCCGCCGGGGCTGCCGATCGAGGAATTGTTCAAGCTGGAGCATCGCGTCGATCTTGCTTCCGGCGGCATCCTGGAACGCGCTATGGGGACGTCATCGATTGTCGTCAACTCGGCGCATTTTCAGGGCGTGCTCGATCTTGGGCATAAGCTCGCTGTCGAAGCGACGAGCGCCGACGGCGTTGTCGAGGGCATTCGCCCGGCCGGTGGCGAACGCGTTCTCGCGGTGCAATGGCACCCGGAATGGCGGGTTGCCGAAAATCCGATTTCGCGCGAGCTGTTCGCGTGGTTCGGACTGCTGCTCAAGGGTGCGAGCATGCGCGAAGCAGCCGACCTCGTCGCCGACAAGGCGCGCGCCGGCTAG
- a CDS encoding MarC family protein: MEFWSAITANFLIAFPALFSIVNPLGGALIYSQITIGRPVSERTWLAWRVAFYSAIVMLVSLLIGATLMSFFGVSIDALRVAGGTVVAVSGWRMLYNPQESEDRKQDHATAAKAHAWGSDVAFFPLTMPFTTGPGTISVAIALSATRPTSPVAELLPFYVGVCGAALAIALLVGICYAYAERVVDLLGPARTRILTRLSAFLLLCIGVQVLLTGVQGALEQVISLKH; this comes from the coding sequence ATGGAATTTTGGAGCGCGATCACCGCAAACTTCCTCATTGCGTTCCCCGCGCTGTTTTCGATTGTGAACCCACTGGGCGGAGCGCTGATCTATAGCCAGATCACGATCGGCCGGCCTGTGTCGGAGCGCACATGGCTCGCGTGGCGCGTCGCCTTCTACTCGGCGATCGTCATGCTCGTTTCGCTTCTGATCGGCGCCACACTGATGAGCTTTTTCGGCGTCAGCATCGATGCGTTGCGCGTCGCGGGCGGCACGGTCGTCGCTGTCAGCGGCTGGCGCATGTTGTATAATCCGCAGGAATCCGAAGACCGCAAGCAAGATCACGCGACGGCCGCTAAAGCTCATGCATGGGGCAGCGACGTTGCCTTCTTCCCGCTGACGATGCCGTTCACGACTGGTCCCGGAACGATCTCGGTCGCGATCGCTTTGAGCGCCACGCGGCCCACCTCACCTGTCGCCGAGCTGTTGCCCTTCTACGTCGGCGTCTGCGGTGCCGCGCTGGCGATCGCTTTGCTCGTTGGCATTTGTTACGCTTACGCGGAGCGCGTCGTCGATTTGCTCGGCCCGGCGCGCACGCGCATCCTCACCCGGCTCTCGGCGTTCCTGCTGCTCTGTATCGGCGTGCAGGTTCTGCTCACCGGCGTCCAGGGAGCCCTGGAGCAGGTCATCTCCCTGAAGCACTAA
- a CDS encoding NUDIX domain-containing protein: MLMRWPSLLPKRNDIVTLGVQGIVVDDASRVLLVRHGYRPGWHLPGGGVDRGEEIETAIAREVLEETGVIISKPPSLIGIYSHFDDYPGDHIVLFKIDHWRRERIPPPNAEIAEHGFFALDALPELLSPGASRRLKEVFGGGEQSSAW; this comes from the coding sequence ATGCTGATGCGATGGCCGTCTCTTCTGCCGAAACGCAACGACATCGTGACGCTCGGCGTGCAAGGCATTGTTGTCGATGACGCGTCGCGCGTGCTCCTCGTTCGCCACGGCTATCGCCCCGGTTGGCATCTCCCGGGTGGCGGCGTTGATCGCGGCGAGGAAATCGAGACGGCGATTGCACGCGAGGTGCTCGAAGAAACGGGCGTCATCATCTCGAAACCGCCAAGCCTCATCGGCATTTACTCACATTTCGACGACTATCCGGGCGATCACATCGTCCTTTTCAAGATCGACCACTGGCGACGCGAACGCATCCCGCCGCCGAATGCCGAAATCGCCGAACACGGCTTCTTTGCGCTCGACGCACTACCCGAACTCCTGTCGCCGGGGGCGTCGCGACGGCTGAAGGAAGTCTTCGGCGGCGGCGAGCAATCGTCCGCATGGTAG
- a CDS encoding FAD-dependent monooxygenase → MTANPGSAVVAGAGIGGLAAAIALARTGFDVRVCERRSEFPEEGAGIQIGPNGARILRDLGVAEFLEKAVASPDVLSVRDGATGRELTRLPLGRWISERHGAPYWTAHRRDLHIALRARAEAEPRITVTRGTEIVSFASERDRVRAITANGETLDAGLLVGADGLWSGLRDEINGNKAALIPVGKTAFRSVAPAEHLPSGLVPNAVHIWLSPGAHAVHYPVNGGRDIALVVITDDALRAEGWDSPAVSEAVKLKVRLFAEPLRALVDQAANWRSWSLYRMPPLDRWTSGRAALLGDAAHPVLPFLAQGAVMALEDAVTLASFAAARNGSIETALGDYERVRRTRVAKVAEASERNGRIYHMQGAMALARNATMKLAPPNRVMAGFDWLYGWKPERC, encoded by the coding sequence ATGACAGCGAACCCAGGAAGCGCCGTAGTCGCCGGCGCCGGCATCGGCGGACTTGCCGCAGCAATTGCGCTGGCCCGGACCGGCTTCGATGTCCGAGTTTGCGAGCGCCGTTCCGAATTCCCCGAAGAGGGCGCTGGTATCCAGATCGGACCGAACGGCGCGCGGATTCTTCGCGACCTCGGCGTCGCCGAGTTCCTGGAAAAAGCCGTCGCAAGTCCCGACGTTCTGAGCGTCCGCGACGGCGCAACCGGCCGCGAGCTGACCCGCCTCCCCCTCGGACGCTGGATCTCGGAACGCCACGGCGCGCCCTACTGGACAGCCCATCGCCGCGACTTGCATATCGCCCTCAGAGCGCGCGCCGAAGCCGAGCCGCGCATCACCGTGACACGCGGAACGGAGATCGTGTCCTTCGCAAGCGAACGCGACCGTGTTCGCGCGATCACCGCTAACGGTGAAACTCTGGACGCAGGGCTTCTCGTCGGCGCCGACGGTCTCTGGTCGGGGCTACGCGATGAGATCAACGGCAACAAAGCCGCTTTGATCCCGGTCGGCAAAACTGCCTTTCGCAGCGTCGCACCGGCCGAGCATTTGCCGTCAGGCCTCGTACCCAATGCCGTACATATTTGGCTGTCGCCCGGCGCGCACGCGGTTCACTACCCAGTCAACGGTGGCCGCGACATCGCACTCGTCGTCATTACCGATGACGCGTTACGCGCTGAAGGCTGGGATTCCCCCGCGGTTTCCGAAGCCGTCAAATTGAAGGTTCGCCTCTTTGCCGAACCCCTCCGCGCACTCGTCGACCAGGCGGCCAATTGGAGAAGCTGGTCGCTCTACCGTATGCCGCCGCTCGACCGTTGGACCTCCGGCCGCGCCGCACTGCTCGGCGATGCCGCGCATCCCGTATTGCCGTTCCTCGCCCAAGGCGCAGTCATGGCGCTCGAGGATGCAGTGACGTTGGCGAGCTTCGCCGCCGCTCGAAACGGCAGCATTGAAACAGCGCTCGGTGACTACGAACGGGTCCGCCGCACGCGCGTCGCAAAAGTAGCCGAGGCTTCCGAACGAAACGGCCGCATCTATCACATGCAAGGCGCGATGGCGCTCGCCCGCAACGCGACCATGAAGCTCGCTCCCCCCAATCGCGTCATGGCCGGCTTCGACTGGCTCTATGGCTGGAAACCGGAACGATGCTGA
- a CDS encoding zinc-finger domain-containing protein: MAGAVIPHLANDAGAERIFVGVKEFNCMGARAPFDHPHVYLDMGQDNQILCPYCSTLYIFDPRLKADESDPKGSLVADAA, from the coding sequence ATGGCCGGGGCCGTAATCCCACACTTGGCAAACGATGCTGGCGCAGAGCGAATCTTCGTTGGCGTCAAAGAGTTCAATTGCATGGGCGCACGAGCGCCGTTCGACCATCCGCATGTCTATCTCGACATGGGTCAGGACAATCAAATTCTCTGCCCCTATTGCTCGACGCTCTACATCTTCGATCCGCGCCTGAAGGCCGATGAAAGCGATCCGAAGGGCAGCCTCGTAGCTGACGCCGCTTAA